The following proteins are co-located in the Seriola aureovittata isolate HTS-2021-v1 ecotype China chromosome 7, ASM2101889v1, whole genome shotgun sequence genome:
- the entpd3 gene encoding ectonucleoside triphosphate diphosphohydrolase 3 isoform X1 → MASKRQVSYKCCIAGVVLLLLTSIAALIAVAVIQDTWSFKEYTLEYGIVIDSGSSRSNVYLYAWPGEKENETGVVTEIKNCRVSGDGISEMKVDPEKDAKSWKAFSDCMDEVRKAVPAAKHKTTPLFLGATAGMRLLRERDEQRSNEILASLREYLISLPFAFQNASIITGQEEGLYGWITVNYLMGNFFEKNLWNTYTRPEGGKTVGSMDLGGASTQIAFVVDDDLRGPNYMHIKLYGYPYNVYTHSFLCYGKNEAEKRILDKIVQESSNPTYIMNPCYAEGYNVTYNASFIYDTECTKKPKNYNPTQEIFMVGAPDSDKCGSIVKSIFDFKNCSSSHCSFDGVEQPPVTGEFMAYAGFFYTARALGINGSSDLDQFNSSVIKFCHTHWTVLKQEKTWISDRYLRTYCYAAHYIFSLLGDGYKFDKETWKNINFEKEVKKTSIGWSLGYMLSMSNMIPSEVKQISPMTNSAFAGLIFLFSALTIVTFIVVFIILVRTCY, encoded by the exons ATGGCATCGAAGCGGCAAGTGAGCTACAAGTGTTGCATAGCAGGAGTGGTACTCCTGCTGTTGACCAGTATTGCCGCCCTTATTGCTGTTGCCGTCATCCAAGACACCTGGAGTTTTAAAGAGTACACGTTAGAG taCGGCATAGTGATAGACTCGGGTTCATCTCGCTCCAATGTGTACCTGTACGCGTGGCCTGGGGAGAAGGAGAATGAAACAGGAGTAGTGACTGAGATAAAGAACTGTAGAGTTTCTG GTGATGGAATCTCAGAGATGAAAGTTGACCCAGAGAAAGATGCTAAGTCATGGAAAGCATTCAGTGATTGCATGGATGAAGTCAGGAAAGCCGTTCctgctgcaaaacacaaaaccacaccCCTCTTTCTAGGAGCTACAGCTGGAATGAGACTGCTACG TGAGAGGGATGAACAGAGGTCCAACGAAATCCTGGCTAGTCTCAGAGAATACCTGATTTCTTTGCCCTTTGCCTTCCAAAATGCCTCCATCATCACTGGTCAAGAAGAAGGCCTATATGGGTGGATCACTGTCAACTACCTCATGGGAAACTTCTTCGAG AAAAACCTTTGGAACACCTATACACGGCCAGAAGGGGGAAAGACAGTAGGATCCATGGACCTTGGTGGAGCATCGACCCAGATTGCCTTCGTAGTCGATGATGATCTCAGAGGACCAAACTACATGCATATCAAACTATACGGTTACCCATACAATGtctacacacacagtttcctctGCTATGGCAAAAATGAGGCTGAGAAGAGGATTTTAGACAAAATTGTTCAG GAATCATCTAACCCAACCTACATTATGAACCCCTGCTACGCTGAAGGATACAACGTCACATATAACGCCTCATTTATTTATGACACAGAGTGcacaaagaaaccaaaaaacTACAACCCAACTCAAGAAATCTTCATGGTGGGAGCCCCTGACTCAGACAAGTGTGGGAGCATAGTGAAGTCCATATTTGATTTCAAGAACTGTTCTTCATCCCACTGTTCTTTCGACGGGGTCGAGCAGCCACCAGTCACTGGAGAGTTTATG GCATATGCTGGATTCTTCTACACTGCTAGGGCTCTGGGGATTAATGGTTCATCGGATCTTGATCAATTCAACTCCTCAGTGATCAAATTCTGCCATACACATTGGACAGTG CTGAAGCAAGAAAAGACATGGATCTCTGACAGATACCTTAGGACCTACTGTTATGCAGCTCACTACATCTTCTCTTTGCTGGGAGATGGATACAAGTTTGACAAAGAGACGTGGAAAAACATTAACTTTGAAAAAGAG gTAAAGAAAACCAGCATAGGTTGGAGTTTGGGCTACATGCTGAGTATGTCCAACATGATCCCGTCTGAAGTGAAACAGATCTCCCCCATGACAAACAGTGCCTTTGCCGGCcttatatttctattttcagcACTAACCATTGTGACTTTCATCGTAGTTTTCATCATACTCGTTCGCACCTGCTACTGA
- the entpd3 gene encoding ectonucleoside triphosphate diphosphohydrolase 3 isoform X2 produces MKVDPEKDAKSWKAFSDCMDEVRKAVPAAKHKTTPLFLGATAGMRLLRERDEQRSNEILASLREYLISLPFAFQNASIITGQEEGLYGWITVNYLMGNFFEKNLWNTYTRPEGGKTVGSMDLGGASTQIAFVVDDDLRGPNYMHIKLYGYPYNVYTHSFLCYGKNEAEKRILDKIVQESSNPTYIMNPCYAEGYNVTYNASFIYDTECTKKPKNYNPTQEIFMVGAPDSDKCGSIVKSIFDFKNCSSSHCSFDGVEQPPVTGEFMAYAGFFYTARALGINGSSDLDQFNSSVIKFCHTHWTVLKQEKTWISDRYLRTYCYAAHYIFSLLGDGYKFDKETWKNINFEKEVKKTSIGWSLGYMLSMSNMIPSEVKQISPMTNSAFAGLIFLFSALTIVTFIVVFIILVRTCY; encoded by the exons ATGAAAGTTGACCCAGAGAAAGATGCTAAGTCATGGAAAGCATTCAGTGATTGCATGGATGAAGTCAGGAAAGCCGTTCctgctgcaaaacacaaaaccacaccCCTCTTTCTAGGAGCTACAGCTGGAATGAGACTGCTACG TGAGAGGGATGAACAGAGGTCCAACGAAATCCTGGCTAGTCTCAGAGAATACCTGATTTCTTTGCCCTTTGCCTTCCAAAATGCCTCCATCATCACTGGTCAAGAAGAAGGCCTATATGGGTGGATCACTGTCAACTACCTCATGGGAAACTTCTTCGAG AAAAACCTTTGGAACACCTATACACGGCCAGAAGGGGGAAAGACAGTAGGATCCATGGACCTTGGTGGAGCATCGACCCAGATTGCCTTCGTAGTCGATGATGATCTCAGAGGACCAAACTACATGCATATCAAACTATACGGTTACCCATACAATGtctacacacacagtttcctctGCTATGGCAAAAATGAGGCTGAGAAGAGGATTTTAGACAAAATTGTTCAG GAATCATCTAACCCAACCTACATTATGAACCCCTGCTACGCTGAAGGATACAACGTCACATATAACGCCTCATTTATTTATGACACAGAGTGcacaaagaaaccaaaaaacTACAACCCAACTCAAGAAATCTTCATGGTGGGAGCCCCTGACTCAGACAAGTGTGGGAGCATAGTGAAGTCCATATTTGATTTCAAGAACTGTTCTTCATCCCACTGTTCTTTCGACGGGGTCGAGCAGCCACCAGTCACTGGAGAGTTTATG GCATATGCTGGATTCTTCTACACTGCTAGGGCTCTGGGGATTAATGGTTCATCGGATCTTGATCAATTCAACTCCTCAGTGATCAAATTCTGCCATACACATTGGACAGTG CTGAAGCAAGAAAAGACATGGATCTCTGACAGATACCTTAGGACCTACTGTTATGCAGCTCACTACATCTTCTCTTTGCTGGGAGATGGATACAAGTTTGACAAAGAGACGTGGAAAAACATTAACTTTGAAAAAGAG gTAAAGAAAACCAGCATAGGTTGGAGTTTGGGCTACATGCTGAGTATGTCCAACATGATCCCGTCTGAAGTGAAACAGATCTCCCCCATGACAAACAGTGCCTTTGCCGGCcttatatttctattttcagcACTAACCATTGTGACTTTCATCGTAGTTTTCATCATACTCGTTCGCACCTGCTACTGA